A single window of Tepidamorphus gemmatus DNA harbors:
- a CDS encoding acetoacetate--CoA ligase: MSGTPLWTPSPQLVAQANMTRFRERVDPGGRLREGGYRALHAYSIDEREAFWSAVWDFCGVIGDKGERILVDGDRMPGAGFFPDARLNFAENLLRRADDGEALIFRGEDKVRRRMSWAELNALVSRLQQAFAAHGVGVGDRVAAIMPNMPEAIAAMLAATSLGAIWSSCSPDFGERGILDRFGQIEPKLLIACDGYWYAGKRIDISDKVAAVAARLPTLAAVIVVPYLGEAEAAAAKVATGMTLAAAIEAYAAGPVSYVRLPFAQPLYILFSSGTTGVPKCIVHSAGGMLIQHLKEHQLHCDVRPGDRIFYFTTLGWMMWNWLVSGLGSGATLLLYDGSPFHPDANVIFDYAAEERMTLFGTSAKFIDAVKKAGLRPRDSHDLSSVRLMTSTGSPLAAESFDYVYEAIKPDVHLASISGGTDIAACFVIGNPLSPVWRGEIQGPGLGMAVDVWDDDGRSCPAGVKGELVCTRAFPSMPVQFWNDPDGAKYRSAYFERFDNVWCHGDFAEWTEHGGMIIHGRSDATLNPGGVRIGTAEIYAQVEQMPEILEALAIGQSWDDDVRVVLFVRLAEGVVFDEALVARIKKQIREGASPRHVPARIVPVPDIPRTKSGKITELAVRDVVHGREVKNKEALANPEALEHFRDIEALKS, from the coding sequence ATGTCCGGAACGCCGCTGTGGACCCCGTCGCCGCAACTCGTCGCCCAGGCCAACATGACGCGGTTCCGCGAGCGCGTCGATCCCGGCGGCCGGCTGCGGGAAGGCGGGTACCGGGCGCTGCATGCGTACTCCATCGACGAGCGAGAGGCGTTCTGGTCCGCCGTCTGGGATTTCTGCGGCGTCATCGGCGACAAGGGCGAGCGCATCCTCGTCGACGGCGACCGCATGCCGGGCGCCGGGTTCTTTCCCGACGCACGGCTGAACTTCGCCGAGAACCTGCTGCGTCGCGCCGACGACGGCGAGGCGCTGATCTTCCGCGGCGAGGACAAGGTACGCCGCAGGATGAGCTGGGCCGAGCTGAATGCGCTGGTCTCGCGCCTGCAGCAGGCCTTCGCCGCGCACGGCGTCGGCGTCGGCGACCGGGTCGCGGCGATCATGCCCAACATGCCCGAAGCGATCGCCGCCATGCTGGCCGCCACCTCGCTGGGGGCGATCTGGTCGTCCTGTTCACCGGATTTCGGCGAGCGCGGCATTCTCGACCGGTTCGGACAGATCGAGCCGAAGCTGCTGATCGCCTGCGACGGATACTGGTATGCCGGCAAGCGGATCGACATTTCCGACAAGGTCGCGGCGGTCGCAGCCCGGCTGCCGACGCTGGCGGCGGTGATCGTGGTGCCGTATCTGGGCGAGGCGGAGGCCGCGGCGGCGAAGGTCGCGACGGGCATGACGCTGGCCGCGGCGATCGAGGCTTACGCCGCCGGGCCGGTCAGCTATGTCCGGCTGCCCTTCGCCCAGCCGCTCTACATCCTGTTCTCGAGCGGCACGACAGGTGTCCCGAAATGCATCGTCCATTCGGCCGGCGGCATGCTGATCCAGCATCTGAAGGAGCATCAGCTGCACTGCGATGTCCGGCCCGGCGACCGGATCTTCTACTTCACCACGCTCGGCTGGATGATGTGGAACTGGCTGGTATCGGGGCTCGGCTCGGGCGCGACGCTGCTGCTCTACGACGGTTCGCCGTTCCATCCGGATGCAAACGTGATCTTCGACTACGCCGCCGAGGAGAGGATGACGCTGTTCGGCACCTCGGCGAAGTTCATCGATGCGGTCAAGAAGGCAGGCCTCAGGCCACGCGACTCGCACGACCTGTCGAGCGTCCGGCTGATGACCTCGACCGGGTCGCCGCTGGCCGCCGAAAGCTTCGATTACGTCTACGAGGCGATCAAGCCGGACGTGCATCTGGCCTCGATCTCCGGCGGCACCGACATCGCCGCCTGCTTCGTCATCGGCAACCCGCTGTCGCCGGTCTGGCGCGGCGAGATCCAGGGCCCCGGGCTCGGCATGGCGGTGGATGTCTGGGACGACGATGGCAGGAGCTGTCCGGCCGGCGTCAAGGGCGAGCTGGTCTGCACCCGGGCATTCCCGTCGATGCCCGTGCAATTCTGGAACGATCCGGATGGCGCGAAATACCGGTCGGCCTATTTCGAACGCTTCGACAATGTGTGGTGCCACGGCGATTTCGCCGAATGGACCGAGCACGGCGGAATGATCATCCACGGCCGCTCGGATGCGACGCTCAATCCGGGTGGCGTGCGGATCGGCACTGCGGAGATCTACGCCCAGGTCGAGCAGATGCCGGAGATCCTGGAGGCTCTCGCCATCGGCCAGAGCTGGGACGACGACGTGCGCGTCGTGCTGTTCGTGCGGCTGGCCGAGGGGGTGGTCTTCGACGAAGCGCTTGTCGCACGAATCAAGAAGCAGATTCGCGAGGGCGCGAGTCCGCGTCACGTGCCCGCGCGCATCGTCCCGGTGCCCGACATTCCCCGCACCAAGTCCGGCAAGATCACCGAGCTTGCGGTGCGCGACGTCGTGCATGGCCGCGAGGTGAAGAACAAGGAGGCGCTGGCCAACCCGGAGGCTCTCGAGCATTTCCGCGACATCGAGGCACTGAAGTCCTAG
- a CDS encoding AsmA family protein translates to MKRLAYVLAAGLLAVALVTVIARAAITTEAVRHAAIRHIEALTGLETEVHGETRLSLFPRLGFRIGDVELERSAGRRKNVVAEVEAVRGEIALLPLLTGHVILDELTLVRPQVVIGTEAGGAPDWVPDGGALGDLWAGRQPAPDREGTRIGAIRIEDGAIEHVDERTGRTVRLTAVNGSIVWPALNAPFKMAASLIWNGEIVSVALEAATPLDYLTGGSTRVRLALESGLLRAGLDGRAGTGTEADFDGSVALSSSSVRAALRWLGHAGAGLPVPAELSATAKLRLVGRAASLSELALTLDGSVAEGGMRLQLGDDGRPDVQGTLAFDVLDLDRFRPPARPDSAPGTPGWLDQPITIADLDQVSADMRISARTVHLGAIEFGELAGTVSVRSGAINIGIGDVALFAGRGLGSLTLAPAPEGISFRLSAKLERTEMSRLLGQTLGIRRIDGIGNLTATLSGAGATPSQIVSTLSGEGRIAITGGALAGVDVASLAETLRTGRVEGWPANPAASTRFDTLAATFRVAQGTASTANFSLIGPGLDVSAEAEVRLLPASIAGHGLAELGGADSEQGLTVPFVIEGPVGRPSIYPDPLWLLERAAVSEELLRDFKRDLEQKPPELVVQEILGHALDRGPAPRLRQPVVNAPQQ, encoded by the coding sequence ATGAAGCGGCTGGCCTATGTCCTCGCGGCGGGGCTGCTGGCGGTCGCGCTCGTGACTGTGATTGCCCGCGCGGCGATCACCACCGAGGCCGTCCGCCACGCTGCCATCCGCCATATCGAGGCGCTGACCGGGCTGGAGACCGAGGTGCACGGCGAGACCCGCCTGTCGCTGTTCCCGCGGCTCGGCTTCCGCATCGGCGATGTCGAGCTCGAGCGGTCCGCGGGCCGCCGCAAGAATGTCGTCGCCGAGGTCGAAGCCGTCCGGGGCGAGATCGCGTTGCTGCCGCTGCTGACCGGCCATGTCATCCTCGACGAGCTGACGCTGGTGCGGCCGCAGGTGGTGATCGGCACCGAAGCCGGCGGCGCGCCGGACTGGGTGCCCGATGGCGGTGCGCTCGGCGACCTGTGGGCCGGGCGGCAGCCCGCTCCGGACAGGGAGGGCACGAGGATCGGCGCCATCCGCATCGAGGATGGTGCCATCGAACATGTCGACGAGCGCACCGGCAGGACGGTCCGCCTCACCGCCGTCAACGGCAGCATCGTCTGGCCGGCGCTGAATGCCCCGTTCAAGATGGCCGCCTCCCTCATCTGGAACGGCGAGATCGTCTCGGTCGCGCTCGAGGCCGCCACGCCGCTGGACTACCTGACCGGCGGCAGCACACGCGTGCGGTTGGCGCTCGAGTCCGGTCTGCTGCGTGCCGGCCTCGATGGCCGCGCCGGCACCGGAACCGAGGCCGACTTCGATGGGTCGGTGGCGCTGTCGAGTTCCTCGGTGCGCGCAGCCCTGCGCTGGCTGGGCCATGCCGGCGCCGGGCTTCCGGTGCCCGCCGAGCTGTCGGCTACGGCAAAGCTGCGGCTGGTTGGGCGCGCCGCCTCCCTGTCGGAGCTCGCGCTGACGCTCGACGGCAGTGTCGCCGAAGGCGGGATGCGACTCCAGCTGGGCGATGATGGGCGACCGGATGTGCAGGGCACGCTGGCCTTCGACGTGCTCGATCTCGACCGCTTTCGACCGCCGGCCAGACCGGACTCGGCGCCCGGAACGCCAGGTTGGCTCGACCAGCCGATCACCATTGCGGATCTCGACCAGGTATCCGCCGACATGCGCATCTCGGCCCGCACGGTCCATCTCGGGGCGATCGAATTCGGCGAGCTGGCCGGAACCGTTTCCGTCCGTTCCGGGGCGATCAACATCGGTATCGGCGATGTCGCGCTGTTCGCAGGTCGGGGGCTCGGTTCGCTGACGCTGGCACCGGCGCCCGAGGGAATATCCTTCAGGCTTTCGGCGAAACTCGAGCGCACCGAGATGTCCCGGCTGCTCGGCCAGACGCTGGGCATCAGGCGGATCGACGGTATCGGCAATCTCACCGCAACCCTCAGCGGCGCGGGCGCCACGCCCTCGCAGATCGTTTCGACCCTGTCGGGCGAGGGTCGCATCGCCATCACCGGGGGTGCGCTGGCGGGCGTCGATGTGGCGAGCCTTGCCGAGACGTTGCGGACGGGCAGGGTGGAGGGCTGGCCCGCCAATCCGGCCGCAAGCACCCGCTTCGACACGCTGGCAGCCACCTTCCGCGTCGCGCAGGGCACGGCCTCGACGGCAAACTTCAGCCTGATCGGCCCCGGTCTGGACGTGTCCGCCGAAGCCGAGGTCCGCCTGTTGCCGGCCTCGATCGCAGGCCATGGGCTCGCCGAACTTGGGGGTGCGGACTCGGAGCAAGGCCTGACGGTTCCCTTCGTCATCGAAGGTCCCGTGGGGCGGCCGAGCATCTATCCCGATCCGCTTTGGCTGCTCGAGCGGGCGGCGGTGAGCGAGGAGCTGCTGCGCGACTTCAAGCGCGATCTCGAACAGAAGCCGCCGGAGCTGGTCGTCCAGGAGATCCTCGGTCATGCCCTCGACCGAGGCCCGGCGCCACGGCTACGCCAGCCAGTGGTCAACGCCCCGCAGCAATAG
- a CDS encoding glycosyltransferase family 39 protein, whose product MTDIARHAPTSPARAFGRRAALADLRADRGALLLLLTLAMAAVLLVTLALRALGESGGTNSYAALADAFLNGRLHVDACMDEDCALYDGRIWVIFPPFPAIVAMPFVALFGTGFSGFITLATLFSGVSLLLWWRILERLSVEPRTAIWLVLAIGFATPLYYVTFRGDGVWFFAQAIAFLLVAVAIHEAVRGGSLMLAGVCIGLAFLTRQFTILYLPFLFALALRPDEPLISLKWPHWRRALALALPVAAALAVYLVYNQIRFGDPLDTGYGYIAAWSPDADDMISNRLREHGLFSSAYFVFNALYLVVQGFHARFEGPYLTDLADLDPSGTSLLAASPFVLLAVFAPMRRPVVIGLLVIVAMVVPMLFYHSNGFSQYNVQRYTLDWLPILFVMLALAVKPGLRPALQVLVAYAVGLNVVTVALLALTHPAG is encoded by the coding sequence ATGACGGATATCGCCCGCCACGCCCCGACATCGCCCGCGCGCGCCTTTGGCCGTCGTGCCGCACTCGCCGATCTCCGGGCGGATCGCGGTGCGCTGCTGTTGCTGCTGACCCTGGCGATGGCGGCCGTGCTGCTCGTCACGCTGGCGCTGCGGGCGCTCGGTGAATCGGGCGGCACCAACTCCTACGCGGCCCTGGCAGATGCCTTCCTGAACGGCCGGCTGCATGTCGATGCATGCATGGACGAGGACTGCGCCCTATACGATGGCCGCATCTGGGTGATCTTCCCGCCGTTCCCGGCGATCGTGGCGATGCCGTTCGTGGCCCTGTTCGGCACCGGTTTCTCGGGCTTCATCACGTTGGCCACGCTGTTTTCGGGCGTGTCGCTGCTCCTATGGTGGCGCATTCTCGAACGGCTCTCCGTCGAGCCCCGGACGGCGATCTGGCTGGTTCTGGCGATCGGCTTCGCGACGCCGCTCTACTATGTGACGTTCCGCGGCGACGGCGTCTGGTTCTTCGCCCAGGCGATCGCCTTCCTGCTGGTGGCGGTCGCGATCCACGAGGCGGTGCGCGGCGGCAGTCTGATGCTTGCCGGTGTCTGCATCGGCCTTGCCTTCCTCACCCGCCAGTTCACCATCCTCTATCTGCCGTTCCTGTTCGCGCTGGCGCTGCGTCCGGACGAGCCGCTGATCTCGCTGAAATGGCCGCACTGGCGCCGAGCGCTGGCGCTGGCATTGCCAGTGGCGGCCGCGCTCGCGGTCTACCTCGTCTACAATCAGATCCGTTTCGGCGATCCCCTCGACACCGGCTACGGCTACATAGCGGCCTGGTCGCCCGATGCGGACGACATGATCTCCAACCGGCTGCGCGAGCACGGATTGTTTTCGTCAGCCTATTTCGTCTTCAATGCGCTCTATCTCGTCGTTCAGGGGTTCCATGCCCGGTTCGAGGGGCCGTATCTCACCGATCTCGCCGATCTCGACCCGTCGGGCACCTCGCTCTTGGCCGCCAGCCCGTTCGTGCTGCTCGCCGTCTTCGCGCCGATGCGCCGGCCGGTGGTGATCGGGCTTCTGGTGATCGTGGCGATGGTCGTGCCGATGCTGTTCTACCATTCGAACGGCTTCAGCCAGTACAACGTGCAGCGCTACACACTCGACTGGCTGCCGATCCTGTTCGTGATGCTGGCGCTCGCGGTGAAGCCCGGCCTCAGGCCGGCGTTGCAGGTTCTCGTCGCCTACGCGGTCGGGCTCAATGTGGTCACGGTGGCGCTGCTGGCCCTGACCCACCCGGCGGGATAG
- a CDS encoding ActR/PrrA/RegA family redox response regulator transcription factor — protein MTEEARSTVAHLEDRSLLVLDDDRPFLNRLARAMERRGFVVTEADTVADGLAAVEAHAPAFAVVDMRLGDGNGLDVIQRLKEKRPDARAIILTGYGNIATAVTAVKLGAVDYLAKPADADEVFAALMNDGEAKAAPPENPMSADRVRWEHIQRVYELCDRNVSETARRLNMHRRTLQRILAKRAPR, from the coding sequence ATGACCGAGGAAGCCCGGAGCACGGTGGCCCATCTTGAGGATCGCAGTCTGCTGGTCCTCGACGATGACCGGCCGTTCCTGAACCGGCTGGCACGTGCGATGGAGCGGCGCGGCTTCGTCGTCACCGAGGCCGATACGGTGGCCGACGGCCTTGCTGCGGTGGAAGCGCACGCGCCGGCCTTCGCGGTGGTCGACATGCGCCTCGGCGACGGCAACGGTCTCGACGTGATCCAGCGGCTGAAGGAGAAGCGGCCCGATGCCCGCGCGATCATCCTCACCGGCTACGGCAACATTGCCACCGCCGTTACGGCGGTGAAGCTCGGCGCTGTCGATTATCTGGCCAAGCCGGCCGATGCCGACGAGGTCTTTGCCGCCCTGATGAACGACGGCGAGGCGAAGGCGGCCCCCCCCGAGAATCCGATGTCGGCCGACCGGGTGCGATGGGAGCATATCCAGCGCGTCTACGAACTGTGCGACCGCAATGTCTCCGAGACCGCCCGCCGCCTGAACATGCATCGGCGCACCCTGCAGCGCATCCTCGCCAAGCGCGCACCACGCTGA
- a CDS encoding YaiI/YqxD family protein, with translation MAEASPAAITILVDADACPVKDEVYRVAARHRIRVVIVANAFIAVPRDPLVERVIVPSGPDVADDWIAERAGPATIVVTADIPLAERVVQAGAAAIAPNGRAFDAGSIGMALAMRNLMTELRSAGHITSGPRPFSPKDRSAFLGALDRAVVRLKRRGFPA, from the coding sequence ATGGCGGAGGCATCGCCGGCAGCGATCACAATCCTTGTCGACGCCGACGCCTGCCCGGTGAAGGACGAGGTCTACCGTGTCGCTGCGCGGCACCGGATCAGGGTCGTTATCGTCGCCAATGCGTTCATCGCCGTGCCACGCGATCCGCTCGTCGAGCGCGTCATCGTGCCGAGCGGCCCGGACGTGGCCGACGACTGGATCGCCGAGCGGGCAGGACCCGCAACAATCGTCGTGACCGCGGATATCCCGCTCGCGGAGCGGGTGGTGCAGGCCGGAGCTGCGGCGATCGCACCGAACGGACGGGCGTTCGACGCCGGCTCGATCGGCATGGCGCTGGCAATGCGCAACCTCATGACCGAGCTGCGGTCGGCCGGACATATCACGTCCGGTCCACGTCCGTTCTCTCCGAAGGATCGCTCCGCCTTTCTCGGCGCGCTCGACCGTGCCGTGGTCCGGCTGAAGCGCCGGGGCTTTCCGGCCTGA
- the rnhA gene encoding ribonuclease HI, whose amino-acid sequence MGEKPRVDIWTDGACSGNPGPGGWGALLVSGQHERELSGGEALTTNNRMELVAAIRALKALKKPSIVHLHTDSSYLRDGITSWLKTWKQRGWRTADNKPVKNVELWRELESLLGEHEIFWHWVRGHAGDPGNERADELARAGMAPFKPARIKRTAEPPAGG is encoded by the coding sequence ATGGGGGAGAAGCCGCGCGTCGACATCTGGACGGATGGCGCCTGCTCGGGGAATCCGGGTCCGGGCGGCTGGGGCGCGCTGTTGGTGTCGGGCCAGCACGAGAGGGAACTGTCCGGCGGCGAGGCGCTGACCACCAACAACCGCATGGAGCTGGTCGCCGCGATTCGGGCGCTCAAGGCGTTGAAGAAGCCGTCGATCGTCCACCTGCACACCGATTCCAGCTACCTGCGCGATGGCATCACGTCCTGGCTGAAGACCTGGAAACAGCGCGGCTGGCGGACCGCCGACAACAAGCCCGTCAAGAATGTCGAGCTGTGGCGGGAGCTCGAATCGCTGCTCGGCGAGCACGAGATCTTCTGGCACTGGGTCCGCGGCCATGCCGGCGATCCCGGCAACGAGCGGGCCGACGAACTGGCGCGCGCCGGCATGGCGCCGTTCAAGCCGGCGCGGATCAAGCGCACGGCCGAGCCCCCCGCCGGCGGCTGA
- a CDS encoding homoserine kinase gives MAVYTEVPDEALSQFVADYEIGALLSFKGIAEGVENTNYLVHAEAGNFILTLYEKRVNPADLPFFLELMEHLSGKGLTCPLPVRDRNGEALRTLCGRPAALMTFLDGLWVRRPGVEHCRALGGTLAAMHKAALDFPGQRRNALSVDDWRPIFAAVADRADTLQPGLAAEMEGELRFLETNWPKHLPTGIIHADLFPDNVFFLDTRVSGLIDFYFACRDALAYDIAVCLNAWCFEPDLSFNVTKARAMLTAYAGRRRLTGDEYDALPILARGAAMRFFVTRLYDWLNHPPGAFVRPKDPLEYARRLRFHRVVRSAAEYGLD, from the coding sequence ATGGCCGTCTACACCGAGGTGCCCGACGAGGCTCTGTCGCAGTTCGTCGCGGACTACGAAATCGGCGCGCTGCTCTCCTTCAAGGGTATTGCCGAGGGCGTCGAGAACACCAACTACCTGGTCCACGCCGAGGCGGGGAACTTCATCCTGACGCTCTACGAGAAGCGGGTGAACCCCGCCGACCTGCCGTTCTTCCTGGAGTTGATGGAGCATCTGTCGGGGAAGGGGCTAACCTGTCCGTTGCCGGTCCGCGACCGCAACGGCGAGGCGCTGCGCACCCTGTGCGGACGCCCCGCGGCGCTGATGACCTTTCTCGACGGGCTGTGGGTGCGCCGGCCCGGCGTCGAGCACTGCCGGGCACTCGGCGGCACGCTCGCGGCGATGCACAAGGCAGCGCTCGACTTCCCCGGCCAACGACGCAACGCCCTGTCGGTCGACGACTGGCGGCCGATCTTCGCCGCGGTCGCCGACCGGGCCGACACGCTGCAACCGGGGCTCGCCGCTGAGATGGAAGGCGAATTGCGGTTCCTCGAGACCAACTGGCCGAAGCACCTGCCGACCGGCATCATCCATGCCGACCTGTTTCCCGACAACGTGTTCTTCCTCGATACGCGGGTCTCCGGCCTCATCGACTTCTATTTCGCCTGCCGTGACGCGCTCGCCTATGACATCGCGGTCTGCCTCAATGCGTGGTGCTTCGAGCCCGACCTGTCGTTCAACGTCACCAAGGCGCGGGCAATGCTGACCGCCTATGCCGGCCGCCGCCGGCTGACCGGCGACGAGTACGACGCGCTGCCGATCCTGGCGCGCGGGGCGGCGATGCGCTTCTTCGTCACCCGCCTCTATGACTGGCTGAATCACCCGCCCGGCGCCTTCGTCCGACCGAAGGACCCCCTCGAATATGCCAGACGGCTGCGCTTCCACCGGGTGGTGCGGAGCGCCGCCGAGTACGGACTCGACTGA
- the ispH gene encoding 4-hydroxy-3-methylbut-2-enyl diphosphate reductase: MPADTRPPLKILLCSPRGFCAGVDRAIRIVELALERFGPPVYVRHEIVHNRYVVEGLKAKGAVFVEELDQIPETTAPVIFSAHGVPKSVPAGAAARNMLQIDATCPLVTKVHREAEIHHKRGREIVLIGHAGHPEVIGTMGQLPDGAVTLIETVEDARAFVPRRPEALAFITQTTLSVDDTREIVAVLTERFPDITGPHKEDICYATTNRQEAVKAVAPRADATLVVGAPNSSNSQRLVEVAERAGCPVSMLVQRASDIDWKRLDGIRTLAITAGASAPEVLVEEIIGAFDQRYAIDIETVSTAQESIAFNLPRQLRDAAE, from the coding sequence ATGCCCGCCGACACGCGCCCGCCGCTGAAGATCCTGCTGTGCTCGCCGCGCGGCTTCTGCGCGGGTGTCGACCGGGCGATCCGGATCGTCGAACTGGCGCTGGAACGATTCGGGCCGCCGGTCTATGTGCGCCACGAAATCGTCCACAACCGCTACGTGGTCGAGGGTCTGAAGGCAAAGGGGGCCGTGTTCGTCGAGGAACTCGACCAGATTCCGGAGACCACAGCGCCGGTTATCTTTTCCGCGCACGGCGTGCCGAAGTCGGTTCCGGCAGGGGCGGCGGCCCGCAACATGCTGCAGATCGACGCCACCTGCCCGCTGGTCACCAAGGTGCACCGGGAAGCCGAGATCCACCACAAGCGGGGCCGCGAGATCGTGCTGATCGGCCATGCCGGACATCCCGAGGTGATCGGCACAATGGGCCAGCTGCCGGACGGCGCCGTCACGCTGATCGAGACGGTCGAGGATGCCCGCGCCTTCGTTCCCCGCCGCCCCGAGGCACTCGCCTTCATCACCCAGACCACACTGTCGGTCGACGACACCCGCGAGATCGTCGCGGTGCTGACCGAGCGGTTCCCGGACATCACCGGCCCGCACAAGGAGGACATCTGCTACGCCACGACCAACCGCCAGGAGGCGGTCAAGGCAGTGGCACCGAGGGCGGACGCGACGCTCGTCGTCGGCGCCCCCAATTCCTCGAATTCGCAACGGCTGGTCGAGGTCGCCGAACGGGCCGGCTGTCCGGTCTCGATGCTGGTGCAGCGGGCGAGCGACATCGACTGGAAACGCCTTGACGGCATCCGCACCCTGGCGATCACGGCCGGGGCCTCGGCACCGGAGGTGCTTGTCGAGGAGATCATCGGCGCGTTCGACCAGCGTTACGCGATCGATATCGAGACCGTTTCGACGGCGCAGGAGTCGATCGCCTTCAACCTGCCGCGGCAGCTCCGCGACGCTGCGGAATAG
- a CDS encoding SET domain-containing protein, whose protein sequence is MKTRVAPSAIQGLGLFADEDIPEGATIWQFDRGIDQVIDLRYVDPGAFIPRDFILKYGYQTVVDQPVFVLCVDDARFMNHSDDPNIVETEERSVAIRPIARGEEITTNYKAFDRRYLSRNPMWDSGD, encoded by the coding sequence GTGAAGACGCGGGTTGCGCCGAGCGCCATCCAGGGACTTGGTCTGTTCGCCGACGAGGACATCCCGGAAGGTGCCACGATCTGGCAGTTCGACCGTGGCATAGACCAGGTGATCGACCTGCGCTACGTCGATCCGGGCGCGTTCATCCCCCGCGACTTCATCCTAAAGTACGGCTACCAGACCGTGGTCGACCAGCCGGTCTTCGTGCTGTGCGTCGACGATGCCCGCTTCATGAACCATTCCGACGATCCGAACATCGTCGAGACCGAGGAGCGCTCGGTGGCGATCCGCCCCATTGCCAGGGGCGAGGAAATCACCACCAACTACAAGGCCTTCGACCGTCGCTATCTGAGCCGGAACCCGATGTGGGACTCGGGCGACTAG
- a CDS encoding MBL fold metallo-hydrolase yields the protein MTTGLQVTRRWALLTGAGAAAMTAVGGLGIRPTSAAPQKLGPSTPTVYRFELGDFEIATIADGAIQLDGPHPIFGNDQPAEDVQAYAEANFLPPTRMEISFTPVIVNTGSDLVMFDSGNGAARRPGAGLLGERLAAAGYAPDDVSVVVITHCHPDHIGGLMEDGRPLFPNARYVIGETEYQFWTSDDRIGTPAENAASLARTNVMPFAEKMTFLQDGGEVVSGIRAVAAHGHTPGHMAYMIESQGKPFLIWADSVNHYVMSLQRPDWHVHFDMDKAAAAANRRRILDMVATDRIPATGYHMPFPAVGFVEKTGDSFRWVPVSYQLRV from the coding sequence ATGACGACAGGACTGCAGGTCACCCGCCGTTGGGCGCTGCTCACCGGTGCCGGAGCGGCGGCAATGACGGCCGTTGGCGGCCTCGGCATCAGGCCGACCTCTGCCGCGCCGCAGAAGCTTGGGCCGAGCACCCCGACGGTCTACCGGTTCGAGCTCGGCGACTTCGAGATTGCGACCATCGCCGACGGGGCGATCCAGCTCGACGGTCCCCATCCGATCTTCGGCAACGATCAGCCGGCCGAGGATGTCCAGGCCTATGCCGAGGCGAACTTCCTGCCGCCGACGCGGATGGAGATCTCCTTCACGCCGGTGATCGTCAACACCGGCAGCGACCTGGTGATGTTCGATTCGGGCAACGGCGCCGCGCGCCGGCCCGGCGCCGGCCTGCTGGGCGAGCGGCTGGCCGCGGCCGGCTACGCACCGGACGATGTCAGCGTCGTCGTCATCACGCACTGCCACCCCGATCACATCGGTGGCCTGATGGAGGACGGTCGGCCGCTGTTCCCCAATGCCCGCTACGTGATCGGCGAGACCGAGTACCAGTTCTGGACGTCGGACGACCGCATCGGCACCCCGGCCGAGAACGCCGCCAGCCTTGCCCGCACCAACGTGATGCCCTTCGCCGAGAAGATGACCTTCCTGCAGGATGGCGGCGAGGTGGTGTCCGGCATCCGCGCCGTTGCCGCACACGGACATACACCGGGGCACATGGCCTACATGATCGAAAGCCAGGGCAAGCCGTTCCTGATCTGGGCCGACTCCGTCAACCATTACGTCATGTCGCTGCAGCGGCCGGACTGGCATGTCCATTTCGACATGGACAAGGCGGCCGCGGCCGCAAACAGACGTCGGATCCTCGACATGGTGGCGACCGACCGCATTCCAGCGACGGGCTATCACATGCCGTTCCCGGCGGTCGGCTTTGTCGAGAAGACCGGGGATTCGTTCCGCTGGGTGCCGGTCAGCTACCAGCTCAGGGTGTAG
- a CDS encoding TIGR04282 family arsenosugar biosynthesis glycosyltransferase, translating to MTGRWLVVMAKRPRAFAVKSRLAAEIGATEAIRFYRTNLARLMRALAGDARWTTVLAVTPDPAVTDRALPAGLARIGQGAGDLGARMQRIMETMPPGPVVIIGSDIPGVRPAHIDVAFRLLGRHDAVFGPAADGGYWLVGLRRRPMVPRIFDGVRWSSEHALADTQANCTGLSIGLVASLTDIDTGEDWRAWRRQS from the coding sequence ATGACGGGCCGGTGGCTGGTCGTCATGGCCAAACGGCCCCGCGCCTTCGCGGTCAAGTCGCGGCTGGCTGCCGAAATCGGCGCGACGGAGGCGATCCGGTTCTATCGGACCAACCTTGCCCGGCTGATGCGCGCTCTCGCCGGCGATGCCCGCTGGACGACGGTACTTGCCGTCACGCCCGATCCTGCCGTGACCGACCGCGCCCTGCCGGCCGGCCTCGCCAGGATCGGCCAGGGCGCGGGCGATCTCGGCGCACGGATGCAGCGGATCATGGAGACGATGCCGCCCGGACCGGTCGTGATCATCGGCAGCGACATACCCGGCGTCCGTCCGGCGCACATCGACGTCGCGTTCCGGCTGCTCGGACGCCATGACGCGGTGTTCGGCCCGGCGGCGGACGGCGGCTATTGGCTGGTTGGCCTCAGGCGGCGCCCCATGGTCCCGCGCATCTTCGACGGGGTGCGCTGGTCGAGCGAGCATGCGCTCGCCGACACACAGGCAAATTGCACAGGCCTGTCGATCGGTCTCGTCGCATCCCTGACCGACATCGACACCGGTGAAGACTGGCGCGCGTGGCGGCGGCAGTCCTGA